Within the Paenibacillus sp. AN1007 genome, the region AAGTGCCTGCTCCAGCTGTTCAGCGGTTTCCGCTCGATAAGCTTTCGCTCCCATACTGCGAGCATGAGCCGCAAAATCCATCGGCATATAATCGCCAGTCAAACGTCCGCTCTCTGCATCTCTGTAGCGGAACTCGTTACCAAATCCATCACTGCCGTGTTCACGCTGCAGATTATGAATGCACTGGAAGCCGTTATTGTTAAATAAGAGGACTGTCATCTTCTTCTGTTCCTGCAAACTGGTAACCAGTTCGGAATGCAGCATCAGGTAACTGCCGTCTCCTACCATGGCGTATACTTCGCGATCGGGCTCTGCAAGCGCTGCGCCGAAGGCACCACTAACCTCGTAACCCATACAAGAGAAACCGTACTCCATGTGGTATGTTTTCGGTTCAGCCGAACGCCACAGGCGGTGTAGGTCTCCCGGCAGGCTTCCTGCCGCACATACAATCACCGATGATGGATCAATTGTCTGATTTACTATACCAATGGCTTTCGTCTGTGCCAGCCCGGCTTCATGCTCGGCAGCGTAGAGACGATCCACTTCGGTATTCCATTGATTACGAAGATCAACAACCTCAGATGAACCATATGCACTGCGGTACTGCTGTGCTTGCAATTCCTTCTGCAATGTTTGTAACCCCTCACGTGCATCTGCCAAGATGGCTTCTCCGCCTAACTTGGCGGCATCCATGCTGTTCAGGTTAATATTAATAAATTTTACTTCCGGGTGTTGAAAAGCGGCATGTGACGCCGTAGTAAAATCAGAGAATCTTGTTCCTATACCAATCACCACATCTGCTTCTTTCGCCAAGCGATTGGCTGCCAGAGATCCGGTAACCCCGATAGCCCCCACATTAAGCGGGTGGTCCCAAGATACTGCACTCTTGCCTGCCTGCGTCTCAGCAATCGGAATACCAAAGCTCTCCGCGAACTCGATCAGTTGTGCGGATGCTTCAGAGTACAGTACTCCACCGCCCGCAACGAGCAGCGGCTTTTTGCTGCTGGCAATCTGCTGCACTGCACGTTCAACAGCCGCCGGAACAGGAGGCCGGCGATCCAGGTAATGTACCTTCCGGGCGAAGAATGCCTCCGGATAATCATATGCTTCTGCCTGTACATCCTGAGGCAGTGCCAATGTGACAGCTCCTGTCTCGGCCGGGTCAGTCAGTACACGCATAGCATGTGTGACAGCAACCATGAGCTGTTCCGGACGCACGATGCGATCCCAGTATTTGCTGACCGCTTTGAACGGGTCCGTAGCGGATATCGTATAGTCGCTGCTTACTTCAAGCTGCTGCAGTACCGGGTCCGGCTCACGTGTAGCAAAGTTATCTCCAGGTAAAAGCAGTACCGGAATCCGGTTCACCGTTGCTGTCGCTGCCGCAGTGATCATATTTAATGCACCAGGGCCGATCGACGTTGTGCAGGCATAAATCTGCTTACGATTCTTTTGCTTGGCATAAGCTGCAGCTGTATGCACCATGCCCTGTTCATTTTTTCCCTGTATATAAGTCAGACTTCCAGGACTCCGCTCCAAGGCTTCACCAATCCCGGTTACGTTCCCATGTCCAAATATTCCGATAATGCCTTTAACAAACTTGGTTTCTACCCCATCTACCGAAATATACTGCTGATCCAGGTATCGAAGTAGGGCCTGAGCCATCGTTAATCGAATTGTTGTCATGAATTAATCGTCATCCTTTCCTTTACGGGTTAAGCGCTTAATCTAAGTTAAGTTTAAGCGCCTTACCCCTAAAGGTTAAGCGCTTAATTCATATGGTATTACAGGCTGGGTATTTTCGCAAGCTATTTTTGTAAGCGTTTTATTAAAATTAGTGATTATTTGCGTAAACAAGCTGGACAATATGGAGTTTTAAACACTGTTCTCTCTTTGATTGCGAAGACAAGATATAGAGTAATATGAGGAGGAGTCAACGGTTCTATTGTCTTTTGATATGCTTTCTTCCTTAGAGGTAAAAACACGCTGTTGAACAGGTGACATTCAATCATGGGTATTCATGGACTTAACACGAGGGAGTAGAAGGTATGGCTGAAGGAAAGACCTGAAGAGTTATAACGAAGGCTC harbors:
- the iolD gene encoding 3D-(3,5/4)-trihydroxycyclohexane-1,2-dione acylhydrolase (decyclizing) produces the protein MTTIRLTMAQALLRYLDQQYISVDGVETKFVKGIIGIFGHGNVTGIGEALERSPGSLTYIQGKNEQGMVHTAAAYAKQKNRKQIYACTTSIGPGALNMITAAATATVNRIPVLLLPGDNFATREPDPVLQQLEVSSDYTISATDPFKAVSKYWDRIVRPEQLMVAVTHAMRVLTDPAETGAVTLALPQDVQAEAYDYPEAFFARKVHYLDRRPPVPAAVERAVQQIASSKKPLLVAGGGVLYSEASAQLIEFAESFGIPIAETQAGKSAVSWDHPLNVGAIGVTGSLAANRLAKEADVVIGIGTRFSDFTTASHAAFQHPEVKFININLNSMDAAKLGGEAILADAREGLQTLQKELQAQQYRSAYGSSEVVDLRNQWNTEVDRLYAAEHEAGLAQTKAIGIVNQTIDPSSVIVCAAGSLPGDLHRLWRSAEPKTYHMEYGFSCMGYEVSGAFGAALAEPDREVYAMVGDGSYLMLHSELVTSLQEQKKMTVLLFNNNGFQCIHNLQREHGSDGFGNEFRYRDAESGRLTGDYMPMDFAAHARSMGAKAYRAETAEQLEQALRDAKNETVTTLIEIPVVPGTNTGGYESWWNVGVPEVSVEEKVVRAHEAMRTNRGKAKLV